A DNA window from Drosophila sechellia strain sech25 chromosome X, ASM438219v1, whole genome shotgun sequence contains the following coding sequences:
- the LOC6617558 gene encoding dnaJ protein homolog 1: MPKDYYKILGIQRNANNGEIRKAYHKQALRYHPDKNKSPQAEEIFKQVSKAYEVLSDNKKRRCYDDCRDQGTRRSSPNQGSDFGDGMPFGSGGGGSASASGSDSDSGGGQNNSRASFGRFFDSRESYSTVFEDSDSSFDSDDDVPLGGEGSAPKRRCVSPQSPQSTIEHELYVSLEGIAKGCKRRMKISRASPRNGVDVLQHDKVLTVKIQPGCKSGTKICFPKAGLQLPGIEPPDVVFVIRDKPHPIFRRDGNDLLYTAEISLKDALCGVHVMVPTLLGSPMILNTDVGEVINPKSVRSIPGYGLPDTMNNSRRGAIVVRFSIQFPDAISKELASSLDKILPA, from the coding sequence ATGCCTAAAGACTACTACAAGATACTGGGCATCCAGCGCAATGCCAATAATGGCGAGATCCGCAAGGCATATCATAAGCAGGCGCTGCGCTACCATCCGGACAAAAACAAGAGCCCTCAAGCGGAGGAGATCTTCAAGCAGGTGTCCAAGGCATACGAGGTCCTTTCGGACAATAAGAAGCGCAGATGCTACGATGACTGCAGAGACCAGGGTACCCGACGCAGTAGCCCGAATCAAGGTAGCGATTTCGGCGATGGAATGCCATTTGGTagcggtggcggtggcagTGCCAGTGCCAGTGGCAGTGACAGTGACAGTGGCGGTGGCCAAAACAACTCGCGGGCCAGCTTTGGACGTTTCTTCGACAGCAGGGAATCGTATTCCACGGTCTTTGAGGACAGCGACAGCAGTTTCGACAGCGACGATGACGTCCCATTGGGTGGAGAAGGGAGCGCGCCTAAACGCCGTTGCGTTTCACCCCAGTCACCCCAGTCGACCATCGAACATGAACTATACGTTTCACTGGAGGGCATTGCCAAGGGGTGCAAGAGGCGCATGAAGATCTCCCGGGCTTCGCCAAGGAACGGCGTCGATGTGCTACAACATGACAAGGTTCTCACTGTCAAGATCCAACCGGGCTGTAAGTCTGGCACCAAGATCTGCTTTCCCAAGGCGGGCCTTCAGCTGCCCGGCATTGAGCCCCCCGACGTCGTGTTTGTAATCCGGGACAAGCCACACCCAATCTTCCGCCGCGATGGCAACGATCTGCTGTACACAGCCGAAATCTCCCTGAAGGATGCTCTGTGCGGTGTCCACGTGATGGTGCCGACGCTTCTTGGCAGCCCGATGATACTCAACACCGACGTAGGCGAGGTAATTAATCCGAAATCCGTGCGCAGCATTCCGGGCTACGGATTGCCCGATACCATGAACAATTCCCGTCGCGGAGCCATCGTCGTCAGGTTCTCCATACAGTTTCCAGACGCCATATCCAAAGAACTCGCATCATCGCTCGACAAAATTCTGCCAGCCTAA
- the LOC6617559 gene encoding serine/threonine-protein phosphatase 4 regulatory subunit 2, translated as MVTMENSEEIMQILERFTDLKQKEIPKELEEYLQYVAKTGDTIFKWSSLKYLFREKLLSVIKHFNEDSPRLEEIPNYPNVDPFNYETMKSSLLERLDLFNAAPFTVQRLCELLIDPRKQYSRIDKFMRALEKNILVVSTIDPGRKRTESENGDSLDSVVNGDLSMEVNIDIEMENNNGNAEEGSSPSTGSPGGAQKASCPRSEDNDQPKAKKAKLEIDGEERSEASDETEVKNEKDEKSDNDETDSPHEAAEIEEPDEEVDEADQGTKTTKQPVYDSQKEGEQEESFPASADDEAVDPMVSKSLEAEKELVAQEKKVEEDKKVATEPQEEIVKKEEVVESDKPDGKVAQLGEKAVVKKSTPPAEAENQEPVKAENEKEEKKQEPIETEKQDDIESTETDYAPSSEKPAEEKIPSSESKPKTKSEADPEAETKKNQLEKTETEQAEKPVSEEKRVAEPTAESENKDDLTTSKAIKDPVEESPVKDASSPAVEDLASATTPQSPLGAADSAVETPPAETGDESQASPLAAAVTPPVLALNDQPMEDTPAEEEARVSPSSAVEEVVMAESASAGAMATEEAAKDDPAAMEVDDTSQEVMLQ; from the exons ATGGTCACCATGGAAAACAGCGAGGAGATAATGCAGATCCTGGAGCGCTTCACGGATCTTAAGCAAAAGGAAATCCCAAAAGAGCTGGAGGAATACCTACAGTATGTGGCCAAGACCGGCGACACCATCTTCAAGTGGTCCAGCCTGAAGTACTTGTTCCGCGAGAAGCTGCTCAGCGTGATCAAGCACTTTAATGAGGATTCACCGCGTTTAGAGG AGATTCCCAACTATCCGAATGTGGATCCTTTCAACTACGAGACCATGAAGTCCTCGTTGCTGGAGCGCCTGGACCTCTTCAATGCAGCTCCCTTCACCGTGCAGCGTTTGTGCGAGCTACTAATCGATCCTCGGAAGCAGTACTCGCGCATCGATAAGTTTATGCGCGccttggaaaaaaatattttag TGGTTAGCACCATCGATCCTGGACGCAAGCGTACCGAAAGTGAGAATGGCGACTCGCTGGACTCAGTGGTCAACGGGGATCTCTCCATGGAGGTGAACATTGACATTGAAATGGAGAATAATAACGGTAACGCCGAGGAGGGCTCTTCTCCCAGCACCGGTTCGCCAGGTGGTGCCCAGAAGGCAAGCTGCCCGCGTTCGGAAGACAATGATCAGCCCAAAGCCAAGAAGGCAAAACTGGAGATCGATGGGGAAGAGCGTTCGGAAGCGAGCGATGAAACGGAGgtaaaaaatgaaaaggatGAGAAGAGTGACAACGATGAGACTGATTCGCCGCATGAGGCTGCCGAGATCGAGGAGCCCGATGAAGAGGTGGATGAGGCTGATCAAGGGACCAAGACCACCAAGCAGCCTGTTTACGACAGTCAGAAGGAGGGTGAGCAGGAGGAAAGTTTTCCAGCATCTGCCGATGACGAGGCGGTGGACCCAATGGTGAGCAAATCCTTAGAAGCTGAGAAGGAACTAGTTGCTCAGGAAAAGAAGGTGGAGGAGGACAAAAAGGTGGCGACCGAGCCACAAGAAGAGATTGTAAAGAAGGAAGAGGTCGTCGAGTCTGATAAACCGGACGGAAAGGTTGCACAGTTAGGCGAAAAGGCAGTTGTCAAGAAATCTACTCCGCCTGCCGAGGCGGAAAACCAGGAGCCTGTCAAAGCAGAAAACGAGAAGGAGGAGAAAAAACAAGAACCAATTGAAACTGAAAAACAGGACGATATCGAATCTACTGAGACTGACTATGCCCCATCATCAGAAAAGCCCGCTGAAGAAAAGATACCTTCCTCCGAATCCAAACCGAAGACCAAATCTGAGGCCGATCCAGAGGCCGAGACCAAGAAGAACCAACTGGAAAAGACTGAAACTGAGCAGGCCGAGAAGCCGGTTTCGGAGGAAAAGCGGGTTGCCGAGCCGACAGCAGAAAGCGAGAATAAGGACGACTTGACCACTTCCAAAGCGATCAAGGATCCAGTCGAGGAGTCGCCGGTTAAGGACGCTTCAAGTCCTGCTGTAGAAGATCTGGCATCTGCCACCACACCGCAATCTCCTTTGGGCGCCGCCGATTCCGCTGTTGAGACGCCTCCCGCTGAGACAGGCGATGAGTCGCAGGCGTCGCCCTTGGCCGCCGCTGTAACTCCACCTGTCCTGGCCCTCAACGACCAGCCCATGGAGGACACTCCAGCCGAGGAGGAGGCACGCGTCTCGCCGTCGTCCGCCGTCGAGGAGGTGGTAATGGCCGAAAGCGCCAGTGCCGGCGCAATGGCCACCGAAGAGGCCGCCAAGGACGATCCAGCCGCCATGGAGGTCGATGACACCAGCCAGGAGGTGATGTTGCAGTAG